A region of Paenibacillus thiaminolyticus DNA encodes the following proteins:
- the sigW gene encoding RNA polymerase sigma factor SigW, protein MNTLEKRLARLARKGDTRAFAEIVELYKDKIYHLAYRMLNNRHEAEDVVQDTFLRVYRNLDRYDENQKFSTWIYRIGTNLCIDRLRKRKPSYSLDAEMTEQEGVDGYAMIPSDDRTPESYLIVSETQRMVQEAINSLPSKYKSVMVLRYLQDMSLQEISDVLDMPVTTIKTRVHRGREFLRKKLERKL, encoded by the coding sequence GTGAATACATTGGAGAAACGGCTCGCGAGATTGGCCCGCAAAGGAGACACACGGGCTTTCGCCGAGATTGTCGAATTATATAAAGATAAGATCTATCACCTGGCCTACCGCATGCTGAATAACCGGCATGAGGCGGAGGACGTGGTGCAGGATACCTTTTTGCGCGTATACCGCAATCTGGACCGCTACGACGAGAATCAGAAGTTCTCCACGTGGATTTACCGAATTGGGACGAACTTATGTATCGATCGGCTTCGCAAGCGGAAGCCGAGTTACTCCCTGGATGCCGAGATGACGGAGCAGGAGGGCGTGGACGGATATGCGATGATTCCAAGCGACGATCGGACGCCGGAATCGTATCTGATTGTCAGCGAGACCCAACGCATGGTGCAGGAAGCGATTAATAGCCTGCCGTCCAAATATAAATCGGTCATGGTGCTGCGGTACTTGCAGGATATGTCGCTGCAGGAGATCAGTGATGTGCTGGATATGCCGGTCACGACCATTAAAACGCGCGTGCACCGGGGAAGGGAATTTTTGCGCAAAAAGCTGGAACGGAAATTATAG
- a CDS encoding zf-HC2 domain-containing protein, with product MDCKQAVSLMHDLLDDDLDRECAVELKKHMLGCPACHERFRELEHTDRLLYGFNHRLQPVSEDLTDRIMSIIPKPKQRSAFSVWVKRHPAITVAAVFVVVMMTSWLSMWNSDKQLVVKGSNLDGVVIENNVVIVPPDKEVAGDLTIRNGAAEVYGKVKGDVTVIDGKLFQASTANISGSVHQIDEAISWIWYQITSLFGTKPDVP from the coding sequence ATGGATTGCAAACAAGCCGTCTCATTGATGCATGATCTTCTGGATGACGATTTGGACCGAGAATGTGCGGTGGAACTGAAAAAGCATATGCTTGGTTGCCCGGCTTGCCATGAGCGATTCCGTGAGTTGGAGCATACGGACCGTCTGCTGTACGGGTTCAATCATCGTTTGCAGCCCGTATCCGAGGATCTCACCGACCGCATTATGAGTATTATCCCGAAGCCGAAGCAGCGCAGCGCCTTTTCGGTATGGGTGAAGCGGCATCCCGCAATTACGGTTGCGGCCGTCTTTGTTGTGGTTATGATGACCAGTTGGCTCAGTATGTGGAATTCAGATAAACAGCTCGTCGTGAAAGGCTCGAATCTGGATGGCGTTGTCATTGAGAATAACGTCGTCATCGTGCCTCCTGACAAGGAGGTAGCCGGCGATCTGACGATTCGCAATGGCGCAGCCGAAGTGTACGGCAAGGTGAAGGGAGACGTCACCGTCATCGACGGGAAGCTGTTCCAGGCATCCACCGCGAATATTTCGGGATCGGTTCACCAGATCGACGAAGCCATCAGCTGGATATGGTACCAAATTACTAGTTTGTTCGGTACAAAGCCGGATGTCCCTTGA